A stretch of the Hippocampus zosterae strain Florida chromosome 18, ASM2543408v3, whole genome shotgun sequence genome encodes the following:
- the add1 gene encoding alpha-adducin isoform X1, which translates to MNGDSGAGVVTAHPPATAPHKERYFDRVVDESSPEYQRERNVAPGLRQDFNMMEQKKRVSMILQSPVFCDELESMIQDQLKKGKTPTSLLALQQIADFMTTSMPSMCPAAPQGGMAALSMSLGMVTPVNDLRGSDSISYDKGEKLLRCKLAAFYRLTDLFGWSQLIYNHLTVRVNSDQERFLIVPFGLLYSEVTASSLVKIDLSGDIVDRGSTNLGVNGAGFNLHAAIYAARPEIKCVVHIHTAAGAAVSAMKCGLLPISPEALALGEVAYHDYQGIVVDDEERVVIQKNLGKNAKVLILRNHGLVSVGETVEEAFYYIHNLVNACEIQVRTLASAGGPDNLVMLDPGTYKSRPRVPEPAGDGSSVQPKWLVGEQEFEALMRMLDNLGYRTGYPYRCPALRDKGKKYSEAENAYSAGYSYGEDSDSGARSPMKHSFQRGQRDKTRWLNAGGRPDEPGEDGPDGGSPKSKPKVWTNITHDHVKPLLQSLSSGVCVPSCITNCLWTKEDGMRQAAVANQFIPMNTNPKEVLEMRNKIREQNLQDIKTAGPQSQVLCAGSVVERNFQQDAPLSDCTDTIDALDASEGSYSPARSIRKGELVTASKAIIEKEYQPKVIVSKQGPNPFNKFTDQELDEYRREVELKQKGPEVQEEGDCKEALSSKLESAQTVEAPAAPSAAGIATASGQGSSTRGLADAVPPHSPHKEFHCAVLRALSKEADQAEDQEQLPESEEGAEAKDPKATCTPPSTPVRAEEETLPEPTFKDDSDAATLKQTLPDLTPDDPSDAPALPVEDSDAVPAPAATETADDVEEPAAADAEGDESPSKSPSKKKKKFRTPSFLKKNKKKTES; encoded by the exons ATGAACGGCGATTCAGGTGCCGGCGTGGTGACGGCCCACCCTCCCGCCACCGCCCCCCACAAGGAGCGTTATTTCGACCGGGTGGTGGACGAGAGCAGCCCAGAGTACCAGCGCGAGAGGAACGTGGCGCCCGGCCTACGCCAGGACTTCAACATGATGGAACAGAAGAAGCGGGTCTCCATGATCCTGCAGAGCCCG GTGTTCTGCGATGAGCTGGAGTCCATGATCCAAGATCAACTGAAGAAGGGCAAGACGCCCACCAGCCTGCTGGCACTGCAGCAGATTGCCGATTTCATGACCACCAGCATGCCCTCCATGTGTCCTGCTGCGCCGCAGGGGGGTATGGCAGCGCTCAGCATGA GTTTGGGTATGGTGACTCCGGTGAACGATTTGCGTGGGTCAGATTCTATCTCATATGACAAAGGAGAGAAGCTTCTCAGATGCAAGCTGGCGGCCTTCTACCGGCTCACAGACCTGTTTGGCTGGTCGCAACTCATCTACAACCATCTCACG GTAAGGGTGAACTCGGACCAAGAGCGTTTCCTGATTGTGCCTTTCGGGCTCCTGTATAGTGAAGTCACCGCGTCCAGCCTG GTGAAGATTGACCTGTCGGGTGACATCGTAGATCGGGGAAGTACAAACCTCGGCGTCAACGGGGCTGGCTTCAATCTGCACGCCGCCATCTATGCGGCACGGCCGGAAATCAAGTGCGTCGTCCATATACACACGGCTGCAGGTGCAGCG GTGTCAGCTATGAAATGTGGCCTGCTCCCCATCTCGCCTGAGGCTCTTGCCCTCGGTGAGGTGGCCTACCATGACTACCAAGGCATCGTGGTGGACGATGAGGAAAGAGTTGTCATTCAGAAGAACTTGGGCAAAAATGCCAAG GTGCTTATCTTGAGGAACCACGGTTTGGTGTCTGTGGGCGAGACTGTTGAGGAAGCATTCTATTACATCCACAACCTGGTCAATGCATGTGAGATTCAG GTGCGAACACTGGCCAGCGCTGGAGGCCCAGATAACCTGGTGATGCTTGACCCAGGCACGTACAAGTCCCGTCCTCGCGTTCCCGAGCCTGCCGGCGACGGGTCCTCTGTCCAACCTAAGTGGCTTGTCGGGGAGCAAGAGTTTGAAGCTCTCATGCGAATGCTCGACAACCTG GGCTATAGGACTGGCTACCCTTACCGCTGTCCAGCACTGCGAGACAAAGGTAAAAAGTACAGTGAGGCGGAGAACGCTTACTCAGCCGGTTACTCTTACGGCGAGGACAGCGACTCGGGTGCTCGCTCCCCAATGAAACACAGCTTCCAGCGCGGCCAGCGTGACAAGACCCGCTGGCTCAATGCCGGCGGTCGGCCCGATGAGCCCGGCGAGGACGGGCCCGACGGCGGCAGCCCCAAGTCCAAGCCTAAGGTGTGGACGAACATAACACACGATCACGTCAAACCCTTGCTGCAGTCTCTCTCGTCCGGTGTCTGCGTGCCAAGCTGTATAACCAACTGCTTG TGGACTAAAGAGGACGGAATGCGTCAGGCCGCTGTGGCCAATCAGTTCATCCCGATGAACACCAATCCCAAAGAAGTACTGGAAATGAGGAATAAG ATCCGTGAGCAGAATCTGCAGGACATTAAGACCGCAGGACCTCAGTCTCAGGTTCTGTGTGCTGGCTCGGTGGTGGAGCGCAATTTTCAGCAG GATGCCCCTCTGTCTGACTGTACAGACACTATTGATGCCCTCGATGCCTCCGAGGGGTCCTATAGTCCTGCTAGATCTATTAGAAAG GGGGAGCTGGTGACCGCGTCCAAGGCCATCATCGAGAAGGAGTACCAGCCCAAGGTGATCGTCAGCAAGCAGGGGCCCAACCCCTTCAACAAGTTCACCGATCAAGAGCTCGACGAGTATCGTCGAGAGGTTGAGCTGAAGCAGAAAGGACCtgaag TACAGGAAGAAGGCGATTGTAAGGAAGCACTTTCCTCCAAGCTGGAAAGCGCGCAGACTGTTGAAGCCCCTGCCGCGCCCTCTGCGGCCGGCATTGCGACAGCCTCCGGGCAGGGCTCCTCGACCCGTGGCCTTGCTGATGCAGTACCCCCGCACTCCCCCCATAAGGAGTTCCACTGCGCCGTGCTGCGAGCCCTCAGTAAGGAGGCGGATCAGGCTGAAG ATCAAGAGCAATTACCAGAATCAGAGGAAGGGGCTGAGGCCAAAGACCCAAAGGCCACCTGTACGCCCCCCAGCACTCCAGTCAGAGCAGAGGAGG AGACCTTGCCGGAGCCGACATTTAAGGACGACAGTGACGCCGCCACCCTGAAACAGACCCTGCCCGACTTAACCCCCGATGACCCGTCCGATGCCCCAGCGCTTCCCGTCGAGGACTCCGACGCCGTCCCCGCCCCTGCTGCCACCGAAACTGCCGATGATGTCGAGGAACCCGCTGCTGCAGACGCAGAAGGCGACGAGTCTCCCAGCAAGTCCccttccaaaaagaaaaagaagttcCGCACTCCTTCCTTcttgaagaagaacaaaaagaagaccGAGTCCTAA
- the add1 gene encoding alpha-adducin isoform X3: MNGDSGAGVVTAHPPATAPHKERYFDRVVDESSPEYQRERNVAPGLRQDFNMMEQKKRVSMILQSPVFCDELESMIQDQLKKGKTPTSLLALQQIADFMTTSMPSMCPAAPQGGMAALSMSLGMVTPVNDLRGSDSISYDKGEKLLRCKLAAFYRLTDLFGWSQLIYNHLTVRVNSDQERFLIVPFGLLYSEVTASSLVKIDLSGDIVDRGSTNLGVNGAGFNLHAAIYAARPEIKCVVHIHTAAGAAVSAMKCGLLPISPEALALGEVAYHDYQGIVVDDEERVVIQKNLGKNAKVLILRNHGLVSVGETVEEAFYYIHNLVNACEIQVRTLASAGGPDNLVMLDPGTYKSRPRVPEPAGDGSSVQPKWLVGEQEFEALMRMLDNLGYRTGYPYRCPALRDKGKKYSEAENAYSAGYSYGEDSDSGARSPMKHSFQRGQRDKTRWLNAGGRPDEPGEDGPDGGSPKSKPKVWTNITHDHVKPLLQSLSSGVCVPSCITNCLWTKEDGMRQAAVANQFIPMNTNPKEVLEMRNKIREQNLQDIKTAGPQSQVLCAGSVVERNFQQDAPLSDCTDTIDALDASEGSYSPARSIRKGELVTASKAIIEKEYQPKVIVSKQGPNPFNKFTDQELDEYRREVELKQKGPEDQEQLPESEEGAEAKDPKATCTPPSTPVRAEEETLPEPTFKDDSDAATLKQTLPDLTPDDPSDAPALPVEDSDAVPAPAATETADDVEEPAAADAEGDESPSKSPSKKKKKFRTPSFLKKNKKKTES, from the exons ATGAACGGCGATTCAGGTGCCGGCGTGGTGACGGCCCACCCTCCCGCCACCGCCCCCCACAAGGAGCGTTATTTCGACCGGGTGGTGGACGAGAGCAGCCCAGAGTACCAGCGCGAGAGGAACGTGGCGCCCGGCCTACGCCAGGACTTCAACATGATGGAACAGAAGAAGCGGGTCTCCATGATCCTGCAGAGCCCG GTGTTCTGCGATGAGCTGGAGTCCATGATCCAAGATCAACTGAAGAAGGGCAAGACGCCCACCAGCCTGCTGGCACTGCAGCAGATTGCCGATTTCATGACCACCAGCATGCCCTCCATGTGTCCTGCTGCGCCGCAGGGGGGTATGGCAGCGCTCAGCATGA GTTTGGGTATGGTGACTCCGGTGAACGATTTGCGTGGGTCAGATTCTATCTCATATGACAAAGGAGAGAAGCTTCTCAGATGCAAGCTGGCGGCCTTCTACCGGCTCACAGACCTGTTTGGCTGGTCGCAACTCATCTACAACCATCTCACG GTAAGGGTGAACTCGGACCAAGAGCGTTTCCTGATTGTGCCTTTCGGGCTCCTGTATAGTGAAGTCACCGCGTCCAGCCTG GTGAAGATTGACCTGTCGGGTGACATCGTAGATCGGGGAAGTACAAACCTCGGCGTCAACGGGGCTGGCTTCAATCTGCACGCCGCCATCTATGCGGCACGGCCGGAAATCAAGTGCGTCGTCCATATACACACGGCTGCAGGTGCAGCG GTGTCAGCTATGAAATGTGGCCTGCTCCCCATCTCGCCTGAGGCTCTTGCCCTCGGTGAGGTGGCCTACCATGACTACCAAGGCATCGTGGTGGACGATGAGGAAAGAGTTGTCATTCAGAAGAACTTGGGCAAAAATGCCAAG GTGCTTATCTTGAGGAACCACGGTTTGGTGTCTGTGGGCGAGACTGTTGAGGAAGCATTCTATTACATCCACAACCTGGTCAATGCATGTGAGATTCAG GTGCGAACACTGGCCAGCGCTGGAGGCCCAGATAACCTGGTGATGCTTGACCCAGGCACGTACAAGTCCCGTCCTCGCGTTCCCGAGCCTGCCGGCGACGGGTCCTCTGTCCAACCTAAGTGGCTTGTCGGGGAGCAAGAGTTTGAAGCTCTCATGCGAATGCTCGACAACCTG GGCTATAGGACTGGCTACCCTTACCGCTGTCCAGCACTGCGAGACAAAGGTAAAAAGTACAGTGAGGCGGAGAACGCTTACTCAGCCGGTTACTCTTACGGCGAGGACAGCGACTCGGGTGCTCGCTCCCCAATGAAACACAGCTTCCAGCGCGGCCAGCGTGACAAGACCCGCTGGCTCAATGCCGGCGGTCGGCCCGATGAGCCCGGCGAGGACGGGCCCGACGGCGGCAGCCCCAAGTCCAAGCCTAAGGTGTGGACGAACATAACACACGATCACGTCAAACCCTTGCTGCAGTCTCTCTCGTCCGGTGTCTGCGTGCCAAGCTGTATAACCAACTGCTTG TGGACTAAAGAGGACGGAATGCGTCAGGCCGCTGTGGCCAATCAGTTCATCCCGATGAACACCAATCCCAAAGAAGTACTGGAAATGAGGAATAAG ATCCGTGAGCAGAATCTGCAGGACATTAAGACCGCAGGACCTCAGTCTCAGGTTCTGTGTGCTGGCTCGGTGGTGGAGCGCAATTTTCAGCAG GATGCCCCTCTGTCTGACTGTACAGACACTATTGATGCCCTCGATGCCTCCGAGGGGTCCTATAGTCCTGCTAGATCTATTAGAAAG GGGGAGCTGGTGACCGCGTCCAAGGCCATCATCGAGAAGGAGTACCAGCCCAAGGTGATCGTCAGCAAGCAGGGGCCCAACCCCTTCAACAAGTTCACCGATCAAGAGCTCGACGAGTATCGTCGAGAGGTTGAGCTGAAGCAGAAAGGACCtgaag ATCAAGAGCAATTACCAGAATCAGAGGAAGGGGCTGAGGCCAAAGACCCAAAGGCCACCTGTACGCCCCCCAGCACTCCAGTCAGAGCAGAGGAGG AGACCTTGCCGGAGCCGACATTTAAGGACGACAGTGACGCCGCCACCCTGAAACAGACCCTGCCCGACTTAACCCCCGATGACCCGTCCGATGCCCCAGCGCTTCCCGTCGAGGACTCCGACGCCGTCCCCGCCCCTGCTGCCACCGAAACTGCCGATGATGTCGAGGAACCCGCTGCTGCAGACGCAGAAGGCGACGAGTCTCCCAGCAAGTCCccttccaaaaagaaaaagaagttcCGCACTCCTTCCTTcttgaagaagaacaaaaagaagaccGAGTCCTAA
- the add1 gene encoding alpha-adducin isoform X9: MNGDSGAGVVTAHPPATAPHKERYFDRVVDESSPEYQRERNVAPGLRQDFNMMEQKKRVSMILQSPVFCDELESMIQDQLKKGKTPTSLLALQQIADFMTTSMPSMCPAAPQGGMAALSMSLGMVTPVNDLRGSDSISYDKGEKLLRCKLAAFYRLTDLFGWSQLIYNHLTVRVNSDQERFLIVPFGLLYSEVTASSLVKIDLSGDIVDRGSTNLGVNGAGFNLHAAIYAARPEIKCVVHIHTAAGAAVSAMKCGLLPISPEALALGEVAYHDYQGIVVDDEERVVIQKNLGKNAKVLILRNHGLVSVGETVEEAFYYIHNLVNACEIQVRTLASAGGPDNLVMLDPGTYKSRPRVPEPAGDGSSVQPKWLVGEQEFEALMRMLDNLGYRTGYPYRCPALRDKGKKYSEAENAYSAGYSYGEDSDSGARSPMKHSFQRGQRDKTRWLNAGGRPDEPGEDGPDGGSPKSKPKVWTNITHDHVKPLLQSLSSGVCVPSCITNCLWTKEDGMRQAAVANQFIPMNTNPKEVLEMRNKIREQNLQDIKTAGPQSQVLCAGSVVERNFQQGELVTASKAIIEKEYQPKVIVSKQGPNPFNKFTDQELDEYRREVELKQKGPEDQEQLPESEEGAEAKDPKATCTPPSTPVRAEEETLPEPTFKDDSDAATLKQTLPDLTPDDPSDAPALPVEDSDAVPAPAATETADDVEEPAAADAEGDESPSKSPSKKKKKFRTPSFLKKNKKKTES; the protein is encoded by the exons ATGAACGGCGATTCAGGTGCCGGCGTGGTGACGGCCCACCCTCCCGCCACCGCCCCCCACAAGGAGCGTTATTTCGACCGGGTGGTGGACGAGAGCAGCCCAGAGTACCAGCGCGAGAGGAACGTGGCGCCCGGCCTACGCCAGGACTTCAACATGATGGAACAGAAGAAGCGGGTCTCCATGATCCTGCAGAGCCCG GTGTTCTGCGATGAGCTGGAGTCCATGATCCAAGATCAACTGAAGAAGGGCAAGACGCCCACCAGCCTGCTGGCACTGCAGCAGATTGCCGATTTCATGACCACCAGCATGCCCTCCATGTGTCCTGCTGCGCCGCAGGGGGGTATGGCAGCGCTCAGCATGA GTTTGGGTATGGTGACTCCGGTGAACGATTTGCGTGGGTCAGATTCTATCTCATATGACAAAGGAGAGAAGCTTCTCAGATGCAAGCTGGCGGCCTTCTACCGGCTCACAGACCTGTTTGGCTGGTCGCAACTCATCTACAACCATCTCACG GTAAGGGTGAACTCGGACCAAGAGCGTTTCCTGATTGTGCCTTTCGGGCTCCTGTATAGTGAAGTCACCGCGTCCAGCCTG GTGAAGATTGACCTGTCGGGTGACATCGTAGATCGGGGAAGTACAAACCTCGGCGTCAACGGGGCTGGCTTCAATCTGCACGCCGCCATCTATGCGGCACGGCCGGAAATCAAGTGCGTCGTCCATATACACACGGCTGCAGGTGCAGCG GTGTCAGCTATGAAATGTGGCCTGCTCCCCATCTCGCCTGAGGCTCTTGCCCTCGGTGAGGTGGCCTACCATGACTACCAAGGCATCGTGGTGGACGATGAGGAAAGAGTTGTCATTCAGAAGAACTTGGGCAAAAATGCCAAG GTGCTTATCTTGAGGAACCACGGTTTGGTGTCTGTGGGCGAGACTGTTGAGGAAGCATTCTATTACATCCACAACCTGGTCAATGCATGTGAGATTCAG GTGCGAACACTGGCCAGCGCTGGAGGCCCAGATAACCTGGTGATGCTTGACCCAGGCACGTACAAGTCCCGTCCTCGCGTTCCCGAGCCTGCCGGCGACGGGTCCTCTGTCCAACCTAAGTGGCTTGTCGGGGAGCAAGAGTTTGAAGCTCTCATGCGAATGCTCGACAACCTG GGCTATAGGACTGGCTACCCTTACCGCTGTCCAGCACTGCGAGACAAAGGTAAAAAGTACAGTGAGGCGGAGAACGCTTACTCAGCCGGTTACTCTTACGGCGAGGACAGCGACTCGGGTGCTCGCTCCCCAATGAAACACAGCTTCCAGCGCGGCCAGCGTGACAAGACCCGCTGGCTCAATGCCGGCGGTCGGCCCGATGAGCCCGGCGAGGACGGGCCCGACGGCGGCAGCCCCAAGTCCAAGCCTAAGGTGTGGACGAACATAACACACGATCACGTCAAACCCTTGCTGCAGTCTCTCTCGTCCGGTGTCTGCGTGCCAAGCTGTATAACCAACTGCTTG TGGACTAAAGAGGACGGAATGCGTCAGGCCGCTGTGGCCAATCAGTTCATCCCGATGAACACCAATCCCAAAGAAGTACTGGAAATGAGGAATAAG ATCCGTGAGCAGAATCTGCAGGACATTAAGACCGCAGGACCTCAGTCTCAGGTTCTGTGTGCTGGCTCGGTGGTGGAGCGCAATTTTCAGCAG GGGGAGCTGGTGACCGCGTCCAAGGCCATCATCGAGAAGGAGTACCAGCCCAAGGTGATCGTCAGCAAGCAGGGGCCCAACCCCTTCAACAAGTTCACCGATCAAGAGCTCGACGAGTATCGTCGAGAGGTTGAGCTGAAGCAGAAAGGACCtgaag ATCAAGAGCAATTACCAGAATCAGAGGAAGGGGCTGAGGCCAAAGACCCAAAGGCCACCTGTACGCCCCCCAGCACTCCAGTCAGAGCAGAGGAGG AGACCTTGCCGGAGCCGACATTTAAGGACGACAGTGACGCCGCCACCCTGAAACAGACCCTGCCCGACTTAACCCCCGATGACCCGTCCGATGCCCCAGCGCTTCCCGTCGAGGACTCCGACGCCGTCCCCGCCCCTGCTGCCACCGAAACTGCCGATGATGTCGAGGAACCCGCTGCTGCAGACGCAGAAGGCGACGAGTCTCCCAGCAAGTCCccttccaaaaagaaaaagaagttcCGCACTCCTTCCTTcttgaagaagaacaaaaagaagaccGAGTCCTAA